A region of the Pantoea alfalfae genome:
CATCATCCAGTAACGGTTTCAACAGTGAGAGCATTAAGGCGTCGCCCGCAGCATTAATAATCAGGGCGACTGAGGCCGCAATTAATCCCGCTTTATTAGGCGCGATCATCGGCCAGAGTCGGCGAAACGTCTGCCACGTAGAGAGATCTTTATCTTGATGCATTATTTATTCACGCTGTTGGAAATAGCCGGCCATTCTACCTGGATTCGCGTTTGACGCCAAACCACTGATGATACCAACGGGGCATTAATTGATCCCGCAAGGTCGAAACCTGCGCTCTGCCCTGCGCTATCCTGATACTGATTTGTCCTGACTGGCCCGTATCCAGCCACTGAAAACCGGCCGTTCGATAGTTTTCCAGCACATTTTTCGCGGGCATACGCCATGCATTGTAGCGTGCCAGCGAGGCGATAGCGGTGTGGCCTGCGGCTTTACGCAGCAGCAATGAGGTCGACGAAGTACGGCTGCCGTGGTGCGGGACCTGCAGAATATCGACCTTCAGCCCCTGCTTCTCCAGCGCCACCAGTTGGCGTTCCGCTTTCGCTTCAATGTCACCGGTTAACATCAGACGAACCTGACCATCATCGACGATCACCACACAGGAGTCATTATTTCCGCCCGGCAGGGGGGCCGTCAGCGGCCAGACCACCCGAAAGTGGAGCTGCCGCCAGCGCCACTGCGTGCCCCGTACGCAGGGTAAGTGTGCCTCATCAGCCAGCGCACTTCTGACGTCAACCGCTGGCCAGCGTTGCGTAATCGCCTCCAGCCCGCCAGTATGATCCAGATGCTTATGACTCAGGATGACCTGTTTTAACCGTAACTGCCTGCGCTCCAGCCACGGAATGATCACCCGACTCCCCGCATTATCGTTCTGCCAGCGCGGGCCGGTGTCATACATTACGGCCTCGTCGCCCTGGCTGATCACCAGACTCAGACCGTGCCCGATATCCAGCATATCGATGCGCCAGCCCTGCTCCTGATTTGGCTGGCGACTCAGTATCATCGCCAGCGCTAACGCGCAGCTGCTTAGTGGCAGAGAGAAGAAGAGCTGCGCACGCCAGAGAATCAGGCCACCCCATACCATGACCGTAAACCAGGTTGTGCCACTCAGCGGCCACCAGCCTGGTGGCAGCAACGTCAGGCAATGAAACAGTGCGCGTAAAGAGAGATCGGCCGCTCCCCAGAAGAAGCCAGATAAATGCGCCACCGGTAGCAGCAGGGCGAGCGTCACCAGAGGCATGGTAATAAACGAGACGACCGGAATCGCGACAACATTCGCCACCAGCGCAGTCAGGCTGATGCCGTTGAAAATCGCCACCTGCAACGGCACCATTAAAATCATCATGCCCGCCTGCAAATGCAGTAGCTGTACCGGAATCCAGCGCCATTGATGGCGGAACTGTGCAGGCAGCGGGAACCAGTGATACCAGACCAGCAACATGCCGACAGCCAGTACCGAAAGCCAGAAGCTGTCAGACAGCACGGTCAGTGGATCCATCACCAGCAGCAACGCAATACAGAACGTCCAGATCTGCCAGCTGTTCAGCTGAACACCCGCAAGCCGTGTTATCGTCCATAGCGTCAGGGCGAGCAGAGAACGGGCTGCAGGAGGCTGCGCCCCTGAAAGCCAGGTATAGATTGCTGCAAACAGCCAGCTCACGATGAGGGGAAAAAGATAGCCGATAAAGCGGGCTGGCAATATAAACTGCACGCCTCGCGCAAGCACCCAGCCAGTGCTGGCTGCCAGGGCAATATGCATGCCCGATATCGCCATCAGGTGCGCCGTGCCGGTATCACGCAGTAGCTGGCGCGTCTGCGGGCTCATTTCCTCCCGGATACCAAATGCCAGCGCCTCCAGCGTGCCACGCGAAGGCATTTCACGGGTCCTGTCACGGTGCCCTACAATAAATCGCCAGCGGCCATCACAGCGATCGCTGATAGCATCCTGTTTAAGGATCCGCCCCTGAAGCGGCGTATTATTCGCGAGTGCAAAACGCTGTGCATCAAAGTCGCCTTCATTAAGGCGGGCATGGACCGGTCGCAGACGGAGGTGCATGGTCCAGCGCTGGCCCGGACAGTAAATCTCTGGATCAGTATCGAAAAAGAGCCAGGCAAAGCGAGGCGGAAATATCATCCTGCCCTGTTCTTCAAGCAGACGAACCCGGATTTGCTTCCGCTCTTTTCGCAGTTCACTGATCTGAAGGGTGTAGGTGGCAGGACGCGCCGAGAACTTTTCGATATCCCGCACCATCAGACGCGCGTCGTTACAGGCCCATGCCAGAAACAGCAGAGTAAGACCGGCCAGACGGACAGGTTGGTAAGGGCAATGCAGCAGAGCCAGTCCTGTGAGGAGGAAGCCCCACATCACCTCACCGGAAGGCAGCCGCGCCATCAGCAGTAGCGGTAACGTTGCAACGATCGCCAGTCGCGCCAGAATGGTCCATGTCAGCATAATCATATCCATTGATTCAGTTCGATTATTCTGGGCAATTGGGGAGAAATTAACAGTGGACAATGAGTGAGGCTGGAGCCGTTTCGCAAGGAGAGCGCGGCATTGCAGTGTGGATGACCGTAATCTGGATGTCAGGTCTCAACCTGGATAGCAGGCAAAAAAAACGACATCCGGAGATGTCGTTTATCTGGTTCGGTATCGGCTTAGCCGTAGATATTTGCGCGATCGCGCAGTTCTTTGCCTGGCTTAAAGTGGGGAACGTATTTACCTTCCAGATCCACTTTGTCACCCGTTTTCGGGTTACGTCCAGTACGCGGAGCGCGATAGTGCAAAGAAAAGCTGCCGAATCCCCGGATTTCGATGCGTTCGCCTTGTGCCAGCGTAGTGGCCATATGCTCAAGCATCTCTTTTACTGCATCCTCAACGACTTTCGCCGGTATATGAGTATGCTGTCCCGCCAGTCTTTCGATCAGTTCTGACTTGGTCATGTAACCTCCGGTTTATCCCTGTAGGAATGTATGACAGCTTTTACCGAAACCGGGTGGTTGCCCACCCGGTGCTTCAGGTCGATTACTCGCCTTTAGCCGCTTTGAACGCTTCAGCCATAGCGCTAGAGAAATTGCCTTCTTCCTGTTTGGTGTTAACAGTATTGATAGCTTCTTTCTCATCAGCCTGGTCTTTCGCACGGACAGACAGGCTTACGACACGGTTTTTACGATCAACGCCGGTGAACTTAGCTTCAACGTCGTCGCCAACGTTCAGAACCAGAGTTGCATCTTCAATGCGGTCCAGTGAAGCTTCAGAAGCGCGCAGGTAACCCTCAACGCCGTCTGCTAATTCAACTGTAGCACCTTTAGCATCAACTGCAGTCACTTTACCGGTGACGATGGCACCTTTCTTGTTCAGAGTGATGTAGTTGTTGAACGGATCTTCTGCCAGCTGTTTAACGCCCAGAGAGATACGCTCGCGCTCTGCATCAACCTGCAGTACAACGGCAGCGATTTCATCGCCTTTTTTGTACTCACGAACGGCTTCTTCGCCGGTCGCGTTCCAGGAGATGTCAGACAGGTGAACCAGACCGTCGATGCCGCCGTCCAGGCCGATGAAGATACCGAAGTCAGTGATTGACTTGATTTTACCTTCAACACGATCGCCTTTGTTGTGCGTCTCAGCGAACAGCTGCCATGGGTTAGATTTACACTGTTTCAGACCCAGGGAGATACGACGACGCTCTTCGTCAATGTCCAGAACCATAACTTCAACAACATCGCCTACGTTAACAACTTTAGACGGATGGATGTTTTTGTTGGTCCAGTCCATTTCAGACACGTGTACCAGACCTTCAACGCCTTCTTCGATTTCCACGAAGCAGCCATAATCAGTCAGGTTGGTAACACGACCGGTCAGGCGGGTGCCTTCCGGATAGCGTTTAGCGATAGCAACCCATGGATCTTCGCCCAGCTGCTTCAGACCCAGAGAAACACGGGTACGCTCGCGGTCGAACTTCAGCACCTTAACGGTGATTTCGTCGCCAACGTTAACGATTTCGCTTGGATGCTTAACGCGTTTCCATGCCATATCAGTGATGTGCAGCAGGCCATCAACGCCGCCCAGATCAACGAATGCACCGTAGTCAGTGAGGTTCTTAACGATACCTTTAACTTCCATGCCTTCCTGCAGGTTTTCCAGCAGCTGATCGCGCTCTGCGCTGTTTTCGGATTCGATAACCGCACGACGTGAAACCACGACGTTATTGCGTTTCTGATCCAGCTTGATGACTTTGAACTCAAGCTCTTTGCCTTCCAGGTGCAGCGTATCGCGCACCGGACGCACATCTACCAGTGAACCTGGCAGGAACGCACGGATACCGTTGAGCTCAACTGTGAAGCCGCCTTTAACTTTGCCGTTGATAACACCGGTAACAGTTTCAGCGTCTTCGTAAGCTTTTTCCAGCGTGATCCATGCTTCATGGCGCTTAGCTTTCTCACGGGACAGCAGGGTTTCACCGAAGCCGTCTTCCACTGCATCCAGAGCAACATCAACTTCGTCGCCTACCTGGATTTCCAGTTCGCCGGCTGCGTTCTTGAACTGCTCTGCAGGAATTGCAGATTCAGATTTCAGACCCGCATCAACCAGAACGACATCTTTGTCGATAGAAACGACGATGCCACGAACGATAGAACCCGGGCGGGTTTCGATTGTTTTTAAGGATTCTTCAAATAGTTGAGCAAAAGATTCAGTCATATTGATAATCTTCAGGATTCTTCAATTTAACGTCCATCTGACTTCATGTCGGATGGGGTTGTTTCACATGCCCGGCACCGGATCCGTGGTACAGGGTGATAAATTCAGTTAAGCCGGAATGCCCAGCTTCTCGCGGGCATAGTGTAGCGCTTTTTCAATGACCTGGTCGATAGACATCTCTGTAGAGTCCAGAACCAGTGCATCGGCAGCAGCGACTAAAGGCGCAATTGCGCGGTTACGATCGCGGTCGTCGCGTTCTTTTATCTCGGCTAAAAGGCGGTCAAAGTTAACATTAAAGCCATTTCCCTGCAACTGTAGCATACGTCGCTGAGCACGCTCTTCCGGGCTGGCATCAAGGAAAATCTTTACTGGCGCATCCGGGAAAACCACGGTGCCCATATCGCGGCCATCAGCGATCAGGCCCGGCATCTCACGGAAACCGCGCTGACGGCGCAATAACGCTTCGCGCACCCGCGGAAAGGCAGCGACACGTGAGGCGGTGTTGCTGACCTCCTGAGTGCGGATTTCACCGGTAACATCTTCACCTTCAAGTATGACCTGCATTTCACCATTCTGTGACAAAAAGCGCACATCAAGATGTGCAGCAATCGGCACCAGCGCTTCTTCAGATTCAATGTCCACTTGATGATGCAATGCCGCTAACGCCAGCACGCGATAAATAGCACCGGAGTCCAGCAGATGCCACTGCAGCGATTCTGCCATCGCTTTGCACAGGGTTCCCTTTCCCGCTCCACTTGGCCCATCAATAGTTATGACCGGGGCAGTTACTGTCATTATTCCCTCCTGTTGCTGCGTGCATTATGACCTTCAGGTCACCCTTAATGCTTAGCATTATACGCTGCATAGCAAGGCTTGGTTACCCTTTCGCACTGACCGGGTTCGAAATGTTAGTCAATTCAGAGGATATCGGTCAGGTTACAGCCAGATTAAATCAGGGGGAGACCCGGTGCGGAACCGCACCGGAAAGGCGATATCAGGCGTGCTGGCTGATTTTAGCCAGCTGAACAAAATAGTCCGGGAAGGTTTTCGCTGTACAGCCAGGATCGAGAATAGTTACTGGTGTATCGGAAAGGGCAACCAGCGAAAAACACATTGCCATGCGGTGATCGTTGTAGGTACCAATATCAGCATGAATCAGCGATGCTGGCGGTGTAATACGGATATAGTCATGGCCCTCTTCAACTTCAGCCCCCACTTTACGCAGCTCTGTAGCCATTGCGCTCAGTCGATCAGTCTCTTTTACCCGCCAGTTATAAATATTACGTAACTGGGTCGTGCCGTCGGCAAACAGCGCGGTGGTCGCGATGGTCATGGCAGCATCCGGGATATGGTTCATGTCCATATCAATGGCCTGCAGTTTTCCGGCCGTGCAGGCAATGAAATCATCGCCCCACTCAATTACCGCACCCATCCTTTCCAGCACATCAGCGAAACGGATATCGCCCTGCACACTCTGGCGTCCGATACCGGTGACGCGAACCGTGCCACCTTTTATTGCGCCGGCAGCCAGGAAATAGGAGGCGGAAGAGGCATCGCCTTCAACCAGGTAATCGCCCGGTGACTGATACTGTTGCTGTCCCTTAATCAGGAAGCGTTGATAGTTCTGATTCTCAACCCCGACGCCAAAGCACTGCATCAGATTGAGTGTGATATCAATATAAGGTTTGGAAACCAAATCGCCTTTGATAGTGATGCAGGTATCCTGCTGTGCCAGCGGCGCGGTCATCAGCAGTGCTGTCAGGAACTGACTGGAGACGCTGCCATCTACACTGACTTCCCCCCCGGTGAAACCACCGCGTAAACGCAGCGGCGGATAGTTTTCGTTTTCCAGGTACTCAATACTTGCTCCCCCCTGACGAAGTGCATCAACCAGATGCCCGATTGGACGCTCTTTCATGCGGGGTTCGCCGGTCAGCTCAATATCGTGCTCGCCCAAACAGAGTGCAGCGGCCAGAGGACGCATTGCGGTTCCGGCATTGCCCAGAAACAGCGACAACGGTTGAGAGGAGTGCAGCGGCCCGGCATTTCCCGTCACTTCACACACGGTGCGATCGCTGGAGAGCGTATAGCTTACGCCCAGCGCGGTCAGCGCATTCAGCATATGCTTAACATCATCGCTGTCGAGCAGGTTGGTGAGACGGGTGGTACCTTCAGCCAGCGCAGCCAGCAGCAATGCGCGATTGGAAACGCTTTTTGAGCCGGGCAGATTTACGGTGCCATCGACACGCGCGATCGGTTGGAGAGTCAGGGAGTCCTGCATGTGAAACGAAATCCTCAAAAAATACAGAGACCTCGCCCTATGACGAGGTCTGGCATCAGCATCAACGCTGATATCTTAATAATCAGCCGTGACGGCGTTCAAAGTCGACCATGAAATCGGTCAGCGCCTTCACACCTTCCAGCGGCATCGCATTATAAATAGAGGCGCGCATACCGCCTACTACACGATGGCCTTTAAGCGCATGCAATCCTGCCTTAAATGACTCTTCCAGGAACAGTGCATCAAGCGACGCATCCGCCAGCTGGAAAGGAATATTCATGCGCGAGCGATTTTCTTTAGCCACATCGTTACGGTAGAAGCCACTGTGATCGATAACGCCATAAAGCAGGTCAGATTTTGCCTGATTGATACGATCAATTTCGGCCACACCGCCCTTCTCTTTCAGCCATTTAAACACCAGGCCTGAGAGATACCATGCAAATGTTGGCGGGGTATTAAACATCGAATCATTATCGGCCAGCACTTTGTAATCAAGAATTGAAGGTACAGAGGCGTGCGCCTGACCCAGCAGATCGTCGCGAACGATAACCAGCGT
Encoded here:
- a CDS encoding DNA internalization-related competence protein ComEC/Rec2, which codes for MLTWTILARLAIVATLPLLLMARLPSGEVMWGFLLTGLALLHCPYQPVRLAGLTLLFLAWACNDARLMVRDIEKFSARPATYTLQISELRKERKQIRVRLLEEQGRMIFPPRFAWLFFDTDPEIYCPGQRWTMHLRLRPVHARLNEGDFDAQRFALANNTPLQGRILKQDAISDRCDGRWRFIVGHRDRTREMPSRGTLEALAFGIREEMSPQTRQLLRDTGTAHLMAISGMHIALAASTGWVLARGVQFILPARFIGYLFPLIVSWLFAAIYTWLSGAQPPAARSLLALTLWTITRLAGVQLNSWQIWTFCIALLLVMDPLTVLSDSFWLSVLAVGMLLVWYHWFPLPAQFRHQWRWIPVQLLHLQAGMMILMVPLQVAIFNGISLTALVANVVAIPVVSFITMPLVTLALLLPVAHLSGFFWGAADLSLRALFHCLTLLPPGWWPLSGTTWFTVMVWGGLILWRAQLFFSLPLSSCALALAMILSRQPNQEQGWRIDMLDIGHGLSLVISQGDEAVMYDTGPRWQNDNAGSRVIIPWLERRQLRLKQVILSHKHLDHTGGLEAITQRWPAVDVRSALADEAHLPCVRGTQWRWRQLHFRVVWPLTAPLPGGNNDSCVVIVDDGQVRLMLTGDIEAKAERQLVALEKQGLKVDILQVPHHGSRTSSTSLLLRKAAGHTAIASLARYNAWRMPAKNVLENYRTAGFQWLDTGQSGQISIRIAQGRAQVSTLRDQLMPRWYHQWFGVKRESR
- the ihfB gene encoding integration host factor subunit beta, encoding MTKSELIERLAGQHTHIPAKVVEDAVKEMLEHMATTLAQGERIEIRGFGSFSLHYRAPRTGRNPKTGDKVDLEGKYVPHFKPGKELRDRANIYG
- the rpsA gene encoding 30S ribosomal protein S1 — translated: MTESFAQLFEESLKTIETRPGSIVRGIVVSIDKDVVLVDAGLKSESAIPAEQFKNAAGELEIQVGDEVDVALDAVEDGFGETLLSREKAKRHEAWITLEKAYEDAETVTGVINGKVKGGFTVELNGIRAFLPGSLVDVRPVRDTLHLEGKELEFKVIKLDQKRNNVVVSRRAVIESENSAERDQLLENLQEGMEVKGIVKNLTDYGAFVDLGGVDGLLHITDMAWKRVKHPSEIVNVGDEITVKVLKFDRERTRVSLGLKQLGEDPWVAIAKRYPEGTRLTGRVTNLTDYGCFVEIEEGVEGLVHVSEMDWTNKNIHPSKVVNVGDVVEVMVLDIDEERRRISLGLKQCKSNPWQLFAETHNKGDRVEGKIKSITDFGIFIGLDGGIDGLVHLSDISWNATGEEAVREYKKGDEIAAVVLQVDAERERISLGVKQLAEDPFNNYITLNKKGAIVTGKVTAVDAKGATVELADGVEGYLRASEASLDRIEDATLVLNVGDDVEAKFTGVDRKNRVVSLSVRAKDQADEKEAINTVNTKQEEGNFSSAMAEAFKAAKGE
- the cmk gene encoding (d)CMP kinase; the encoded protein is MTVTAPVITIDGPSGAGKGTLCKAMAESLQWHLLDSGAIYRVLALAALHHQVDIESEEALVPIAAHLDVRFLSQNGEMQVILEGEDVTGEIRTQEVSNTASRVAAFPRVREALLRRQRGFREMPGLIADGRDMGTVVFPDAPVKIFLDASPEERAQRRMLQLQGNGFNVNFDRLLAEIKERDDRDRNRAIAPLVAAADALVLDSTEMSIDQVIEKALHYAREKLGIPA
- the aroA gene encoding 3-phosphoshikimate 1-carboxyvinyltransferase, with protein sequence MQDSLTLQPIARVDGTVNLPGSKSVSNRALLLAALAEGTTRLTNLLDSDDVKHMLNALTALGVSYTLSSDRTVCEVTGNAGPLHSSQPLSLFLGNAGTAMRPLAAALCLGEHDIELTGEPRMKERPIGHLVDALRQGGASIEYLENENYPPLRLRGGFTGGEVSVDGSVSSQFLTALLMTAPLAQQDTCITIKGDLVSKPYIDITLNLMQCFGVGVENQNYQRFLIKGQQQYQSPGDYLVEGDASSASYFLAAGAIKGGTVRVTGIGRQSVQGDIRFADVLERMGAVIEWGDDFIACTAGKLQAIDMDMNHIPDAAMTIATTALFADGTTQLRNIYNWRVKETDRLSAMATELRKVGAEVEEGHDYIRITPPASLIHADIGTYNDHRMAMCFSLVALSDTPVTILDPGCTAKTFPDYFVQLAKISQHA